Genomic DNA from Gorilla gorilla gorilla isolate KB3781 chromosome 13, NHGRI_mGorGor1-v2.1_pri, whole genome shotgun sequence:
GCtacatctactctgcctgtgctctataaatgggaCAAAGCCTGAATGACATCACATCTGTTTACGacatgaatattttaagctcacaCCTGAGAActactgctttaaaaaaagatctctttcaaaatattattgttcATTGACAAtttacctggtcacccaagagctctgatggagaactACAAGAAAATTAAAGCTGTTTGCATGCCTGCTAATACAAcacccattctgcagcccatggatccaTGAGTAATTTAGACTTTCAAGGCTGATtatctgagaaatacatttcataaggctgtaGCCACCATGTATAGTAGTTCCTTCGatagatctgggcaaagtaagttGAAAACCTTCTAGAAAGGTTTCACCATTCTAGAAGCATTTgcaattcatgggaggaggttaaaattaagaacatttgtgattcatgagaggaggtcaaaatattaacattaaaagaaatttggaagaagttgattccaatcctcatggatgactttgagggttcAAGACTTCCGTGcaagaagtaactgcagatgtggtggaagtaGCAAGAGAACTAAGATTAAACGACGTGAAGAGAACTTAAGATGTGGCTGAATTGCTGAAATCTCAtgacaaaattttaagaaatgagaacttggatgagcaaataaagtggtttcttgagatggaaactaCTCCAGGTGTAGATGCTGTGAACCTTGTTGAAAAGACAACAGAGTATTTAGAAAATTGCATAAACTTAGtggataaagcagtggcagggtttgagaggattgtcTCCGATTTGAAGGAAgctctactgtgggtaaaatgctatcaaacagcattgcatgctacagaggaATCTTGAAAGAAATAGTCAATTGAtgtagcaaacttcattgttgtcttattttaagaaattgtcacagccaccTCACCTCCAGCAGCTTCCACCATGATGAGTCAGCAGCCACAACACTGAGGCAAGGCCACTGACCAGCAAAAAGATCATGATGTTGAAGGCTCAGGAGATCGATAGcatttttaaacagtaaaataatttttgactaaggtatgtacattgacttttttagacataatggtaTTGcccacttaatagactacagtatagcaTAGACCTAACTTTTATATGCAATGAGAAACCAAAAATTCTGTGTGATTTGCCTCATTGccatatttgttttattgcaGAACTGGCCACCAGAATCTTCCCTTCCCCTAGAACGCCCTTCACCCAAGCCACCTGCCTTTTCCCCTCACCCATCATACCCACCTCCATTATCTGGCctgccctccacctcctccaaaaGCCTTCATTGCTCCCCGACTGCTGGACTGCATTCTGACTCCGTCTTAACGTGACTCAATGGCACTTCCATTGGGCACTGCCCTAAAGAGCGCATCTCCACAGTGGCCTGAAACCAAACCCacagtatctctgaggtatgcctatgTAGCAGTCCCATAAGTTATCGTGCACTTTAAGCATTACCAAGTCCAGAACTGTAAATGCTATACATTTACAGAAATACCACTTGAAGGTTTAACTACTTATAATTGTTTCATAATTAGAATTacaaattttgaatattaattattttaattggggggaggggccaagatggTTGAGTAGAAACAGCTCTACTCCGCAGCCCCCACCGAGACAAACATAAACAGCGAgtgaattctgcatttctaactgaggtaTCCAGATTCCCtcattgggactgactaggcagTTGGTGTGACCCATGGAGAGCAAGGAAAAGCAGAGTTGGGCGACAGTTCACCCAAGAACTGCACAGGGCAAAGGAACCTCCCTCctccagccaagggaggcagtgagggatTGTGCTACCCGCCCAGGGAACTGTGCTTTACCCACAGATTTTTGCAAACCCCAGAACAGGTAATCCCTTTGTGAGTCcacaccaccagggccttgggtcccaagCACAAAGTTGTGCAGACCCATAGCAGGGGCTCCAGCTGGCAGCCACTTGGGCAGGTACTGAGCTGTAGGAGTTTCTGCATACTCTGGTGGCTCACAGAAATCCAGTGAAGCAGGAGATTCATCAACTCCCATGAGatgggggctgaagccagggagccaagcagaCCCACTCCCACAGAACCCCACAAGCTAAGACCCACTGGCATGGAATCCCCACTGGCCAGCACAGCACCTGGAGTCTGCCTAAGAAGACCAAGTTCCTGGGGGGAAGGGTGACCGCCATTACTGCGGGTCTAGCCGGTGGTTTTCCCCCGCCAGTGCTAGGGAGACTGGGTGGTTTGCGCTGGGCAGAATTCCCCACAGTGCAGCACAGAGGCTGTGGCAGATATACCATTattgtatatccaaaggaatataaatcattctattacaaagatacatgcatgtgtatgtttattgcagcactgttcccaatagcaaagacatggaatcaacccaatgcccaccaatgatagactggataaataaaatgtggtacatatacaccatggaatactatgcagccataaaaaggaatgagatcaagtcctttgcagggacatggatgaagctggaagccattatccttagcaaactaacatgggaacagaaaaccaaataccacatgttctcgcttacaagtgggagccgaacaatgagaacatatggacactgggaggggaacaacacaccctGGCACCTGTCGAGGGAGGGCCAGTggtagggagagcatcaggaaaaatagctaatgcgtgctgggtttaatacctaagtgatgggtggataggtgcagcaaatcaccatggtacATATTTGCCTATGTAAGAAaactgcatgtcctgcacatgtatcccgaaagttaaaataaaataaatacataagtacataaataaaattttaaaagacaaaaaaatcttaattGTATGTGGGTAGTTCCCTTTGATTGAAAGTgagatagaaataatttttgaaaacttaCTATTCAAAATTTGCAAAACTAAATAAGAGtaaaagaaatttacattttgtcCCTGGATTGATACAAGACGAAAACATAGTGTGGGAAAGCTGGAGTTGAGGATGAACGAGATTCTGAGAATGAAAATCCCTGGTACATAACCAAAATTTCAGAACTTCAGATTTTCAAGGGCTATAAAATAGGTAACCTCAAGTCACCATCTCCAACAGATAAAAGGAACCAGGTAATATCTATATTCCAgggagaaagaatagaaaattggCTATCACTGACAAAACTTAGTGGGAAGGAGGGATCTAGAAGGTGGGATGGTGGAGGGATCCCCAGCTTGGGAGGTGGGGACGGGCTGTGCTTCAgtctccccctcccctgcccctctccctccccctcccactgTCCCTCCCCAACAAAGGAGCCCTTTGTGACATCAAGGCCCCACCTCTGTGACGCAGGCCTGGGCCCCAGTCCCTAGTCTCCACGGGGCTGCCCAGAGCTCAGTTGCTTGAAAGCAATGCGCCTATTCACATGGAGAATCTTCCCTTTCCTTTAAAATTACTTAGTGCCTCATCGCTAAACGCCCCCAGCTCCACACCATGGGTGTTGGATATCTTCCTCACCTTGGTGTTTGCCCTGGGGTTCTTCTTCCTATTACTCCCCTGCTTATCTTACCTCCGTTGTGGTGACCGACCATCACCATCGCCTGGGAAGAGAAAGGTAAGGAACCCTCAGTCTCGACCCACAGAGCttgattctctcctttctttttattattagttcCACTTTTCCAAATCCAGTGGAGAGCCTTCTATGATGGGAAGTCTCAGAAGAGACCAGAACATCATCCTTCCAGGGAGAGGCAGGGCAGCCAGGGGTTGGTAGGGATAGATAGTGTACTGGGATTTCCATCCCAAGCTCTCAGTCCATCTGTGGGGGAGCACAGGAGGCATCAAGGCAAAATCAAACCAGTGGACTCAGCACCAGTACCAGTCATGAGACTGGGGAGGTCTCTGTCCGAGACCAGGCCCTGAGCCCTGGCTCATCAGACCCTTTCTGGGGCAGGTGGCTCAGGGCCCAGCCTCCCCTGTGTGGGGTGATCTGGGGCCTGTGCTGGGCCCCCGAGGGCCTCCCACCAGTGCCTGGTGTCTCCTCTGGTCTCCTGGGAAGCAGAATCCTACCTGACAGCTCAGCAGTGCCTGCTGGCCTGAACTTGGGTGTTCCTGGAGCAGAGGAACAGGGACTGAAGGCGTCCGTGGTGGACCTCATATTGAaaatccctctgtgtgtgtgtgtgtgtgtgtgtgtgtgtgtgtgtgtgtgtgtgttatttttattttattttattttattttattttattttattttattttttgagatggagtctcgctctgtggcgcaggttgcagtgaaatggagtgatatcggctcactgcaacctctgcttcccgagttcaagcgattctcctgtcttagcgtcctgaatagctggggattacaggcacccaccaccatgcctgcctaatttttgtatttttagtagagacggggtttcaccatggccaggctggtctcaaactcctgacctcaggtgatcaacccaccttggcctccaaaagtgcttggattataggcgtgagccaccgcgcccggccccctctTGCTGTTTTTCTAAGAAGAAAAGCAGTTTATCATCCATTTAAGCATGAGTGGGAGGAAGAACACAGAGCTCCCTGAGCAAGACAGAGAGAGCCATGCGGTTCCTGAGTGCAGCGTGCTGCAGCTGGGctggggcagagagggagagccGGTCCTAGCTTCTCGCCCTTTCTTGTCTCCCATTGTCATCTTGTCTCTCTGCGTCATCTTGTCTCCCTACATCATCGTGTCTCCCAGTGTCCAGTAGGGTGGAGGGGAAGGCCCAGAGGCAGGATGAAAAACCACAGTCTGAGAGGTAAGGCTCTGCCAGAGCACACTAGAGTTAATTTGATCTCATCTGTCCTGGAGGGAACTGACTCTGAAGAAGTCAGTTGAAGAAGCCTGAGGTGGGGGCTCCTAGGAAGGAAATCAGAACCCCGGGTCCTTCTCAGATTCCATGCCGGAATGAAGCCATGGTGGTCCAGGGACTGGGCGTTACCCAGCAGGGGGCAGTGTGTGTGTCCTGGGGAGACCAATGCCTGCCTGGATGCAGAGGGGGGTGAGGGGGCCTCCCTCTCCCTGGGAACAGCTGTTCAACTCTGCTAAGGCTGATTCCTCTTTGAGACCACCCCAGTCCTTTCTCCCCACAGGGCAGTTGTGAggactgtgggggtgggggatccATGTGTGGAAGCCCTTTGTGAATGAAAAAGCCTTGTCCTCCATGCCTTGCTATTACCGTCGGGGTCATGTGGCTTTGGACACAGATGGGTGGGTTCCAGGGTCTAATTCCCCATGGTCCTCCCTAAAGAAACAGCCACTCAGCCTCCTGTGAGATCCCAGGCCCCTCCCTCACTGCCCTAACCCAGTCTCCTGATTTCCAGCTGGTAGAGAGAGCCCGAGAGGCCCGGAGGAGATTTGGGACCTGCTTTCACAACTGCAGAGGTGAGGCACTTCCCCTTCCCTGCATCCTTCCTACCAGGGCTGGGACGTGACCCCAGGGCCACAGGCAGCCTGGAGCTGACCTGGGATGGGGAGACCAGGGGGACAGAGGATGGGAATAAAACCCTGGGGTGAGGAGTAGCAGGAGAATTGGGCAGTCAGGGTGTGGGGTGGTGGAGGGGCTGTGGCCCGAGCACCCACTCTGCCCTCCAGCCCCACTGGCTCCTGGATGCAGCTCGTGCCTCCTGTCTCCTGCAGCCTCCCGGGGCCACACCTTGACAAAGGTGACTTTGGTCAGCTCTCCGGTCCAGACCCCCCAGGTGAGGTGGGCGAAAGAGCACCTGATGAAGCCTCCCGGTCCTCTCATGAGCCTATGGAAGATGCTGCTCCCATTCTCTCCCCATTAGCTTCCCCGGATCCTCAAGCCAAGCATCCTCAGGATCTGGCCTCCACCCCATCACCAGGCCCAATGACCACCTCAGTCTCCTCCCTAAGTGCCTCCCAGCCACCAGAACCTTCCCTTCCCCTAGAACACCCCTCACCCGAGCCACCTGCACTTTTCCCTCACCCACCACACACCCCTGATCCTCTGGCCTGCTCTCCACCTCCTCCAAAAGGCTTCACTGCTCCTCCCCTACGGGACTCCACACTGATAACTCCATCTCACTGTGACTCAGTGGCACTTCCACTGGACACCGTCCCTCAAAGCTTGTCTCCACATGAGGATTTTGTGGCTTCTGTCCCAGCCATCTCAGGCCTTGGTGGCTCAAACAGTCATGTTTCTGCCTCCTCCTGGTGGCTGGAGACTACCAGAACCTGCTGCGCCTTCAACTCATCAGTCCAGCGAGATCATCTTTCCCGCCACCCACCAGAGACCTGTCAGATGGAAGCTGGCAGCCCGTTTTTGCTCAGCTCTGATGGCCAGAATATCATAGGGATACAAATCACAGAAACAGCCAAGGTCAAcctttgggaagaaaaagaaaatgttggatCATTTACAAATCAAATGACCCCAGAAAAGCACTTAAATTCTTTGGGGAATTTGGTTAAATCACTGGATGCTGAGCAGGACACCACAACCCCAAAACCCTTCTGGAACGTGGGAGAGAACTCAAAACAGCTGCCCGGACCTCAGAAGCTCTCAGATCCTAGGCTCTTGCAGGAAAGTTTTTGGAAGAATTATAGCCAGCTTTTCTGGGGCCTCCCCTCTCTGCACAGCGAGTCCCTGGTGGCTAATGCCTGGGTAACTGACAGGTCTTATACTTTACAGTCTCCTCCTTTCTTGTTCAATGAAATGTCCAATGTCTGCCCAATTCAAAGGGAGACTACAATGTCCCCACTGCTTTTCCAGGCCCAGCCCCTGTCCCATCTGGGGCCCGAGTGCCAACCCTTTATTTCATCCACACCCCAATTCCGGCCCACACCTGTGGCTCAGGCCGAGGCTCAGGCCCATCTTCAATCCTCTTTCCCAGTCCTATCTCCTGCTTTTCCATCCCTGATTAAGAACACTGGAGTAGCTTGCCCTGCATCGCAGAATAAAGTGCAAGCTCTCTCCCTACCTGAAACTCAGCACCCTGAATGGCCTTTGTTGAGGCAACAACTAGAAGATAGGTTGGCTTTACCCTCTAGGGTCCAAAAATCTCAGGACGTCTTTAGTGTCTCCACTCCTAACCTTCCCCAGGAAAGTTTGACATCCATTCTGCCTGACAACTTTCCAGTCAGTCCTGAACTCCGGAGACAACTGGagcagcacataaaaaagtgGATCATCCAACACTGCGGCAACCTGGGAAGGATCCAAGAGTCTCTGGATCTGATGCAGCTTCAGGATGAATCACCAGGGACAAGTCAGGCCAAGAGCAAACCCAGGCCCTGGCAGTCCTCCATGTCCACAGGTGAAAGCAGCAAGGAGGCACAGAAGGTGAAGTTCCAGCTAGAGAAGGACCCGTGCCCACATCTGGGGCAAATTCTGGGTGAGACCCCACAAAATCTATCCAGGGACATGAAAAGCTTCCCACGGAAGGTTCTGGGGGTGACTTCTGAGGAGTCGGAAAGGAACTTGAGGAAGCCCTTGAGGAGTGACTCGGGAAGTGATTTATTAAGATGCACAGAGAGGACTCATATAGAAAACATCCTGAAAGCCCACATGGGCAGGAACTTGGGCCAGACCAACGAGGGCTTGATCCCCGTGCGTGTGCGTCAATCCTGGCTTGCTGTCAACCAGGCTCTTCCCGTGTCCAACACCCGCGTGAAAACCAGCAATCTAGCAGCCCCGAAAAGTGGGAAAGCCTGTGTGAACACAGCCCAGGTGCTTTCCTTCCTCGAGCCGTGTACTCAGCAGGTGTTGGGAGCCCATATTGTGAAGTTTTGGGCCAAACACAGGTGGGGTCTACCCCTCAGGGTCCTCAAGCCCATTCAGTGCTTTAAACTGGAAAAGGTTTCATCCTTGTCCCTTACACAGCTTGCGGGTCCCTCCT
This window encodes:
- the LOC115930095 gene encoding spermatogenesis-associated protein 31A3-like isoform X2, whose amino-acid sequence is MENLPFPLKLLSASSLNAPSSTPWVLDIFLTLVFALGFFFLLLPCLSYLRCGDRPSPSPGKRKRHLVSLHHRVSQCPVGWRGRPRGRMKNHSLRAGRESPRGPEEIWDLLSQLQSLPGPHLDKGDFGQLSGPDPPGEVGERAPDEASRSSHEPMEDAAPILSPLASPDPQAKHPQDLASTPSPGPMTTSVSSLSASQPPEPSLPLEHPSPEPPALFPHPPHTPDPLACSPPPPKGFTAPPLRDSTLITPSHCDSVALPLDTVPQSLSPHEDFVASVPAISGLGGSNSHVSASSWWLETTRTCCAFNSSVQRDHLSRHPPETCQMEAGSPFLLSSDGQNIIGIQITETAKVNLWEEKENVGSFTNQMTPEKHLNSLGNLVKSLDAEQDTTTPKPFWNVGENSKQLPGPQKLSDPRLLQESFWKNYSQLFWGLPSLHSESLVANAWVTDRSYTLQSPPFLFNEMSNVCPIQRETTMSPLLFQAQPLSHLGPECQPFISSTPQFRPTPVAQAEAQAHLQSSFPVLSPAFPSLIKNTGVACPASQNKVQALSLPETQHPEWPLLRQQLEDRLALPSRVQKSQDVFSVSTPNLPQESLTSILPDNFPVSPELRRQLEQHIKKWIIQHCGNLGRIQESLDLMQLQDESPGTSQAKSKPRPWQSSMSTGESSKEAQKVKFQLEKDPCPHLGQILGETPQNLSRDMKSFPRKVLGVTSEESERNLRKPLRSDSGSDLLRCTERTHIENILKAHMGRNLGQTNEGLIPVRVRQSWLAVNQALPVSNTRVKTSNLAAPKSGKACVNTAQVLSFLEPCTQQVLGAHIVKFWAKHRWGLPLRVLKPIQCFKLEKVSSLSLTQLAGPSSATCESGAGSEVEVATSLRKPPMASLRKQVLTKASVHMPESLLASSPACKQFQRALRGIPSWNDHGPLKAPPAGQEGRWPSKPLTYSLSGSTQQSRSLGAQSSKAGETREAVPQCRVPLETCMLANLQATSEDVHGFEASGTSKSSLHPRGSVSQDPRKLCLMEEVVTEFEPGMATKSESQPQVCAAVVLLPDGQASVVPHASENLASQVPQGHLQSMPTGNMRASQELRDLMAARRSNLVHEEPRNPNCQGSCKSQRPMFPPSHKSENSRKPNLEKHEEKLEGLRTPQLTPVRKTEDTHQDEGVQLLPSKKQPPSISHFGENVKQFFQWISSKKKSKPAPVTAESQKTVKNRSCVYSSSAEAQGLMTAVGQMLEEKMSLGHARHALKVNQHKQEFQAPVCGFHCNHRHLFYSKHGRILSYAASSQQATLKSQGCPNRDRQIRNQQPLRSVWCDNEKWGLRHPQIFHPKKAVSPVCPPQHWPKTSGASRHHHHCPSHCLLWEGI
- the LOC115930095 gene encoding spermatogenesis-associated protein 31A1-like isoform X1 is translated as MENLPFPLKLLSASSLNAPSSTPWVLDIFLTLVFALGFFFLLLPCLSYLRCGDRPSPSPGKRKCPVGWRGRPRGRMKNHSLRAGRESPRGPEEIWDLLSQLQSLPGPHLDKGDFGQLSGPDPPGEVGERAPDEASRSSHEPMEDAAPILSPLASPDPQAKHPQDLASTPSPGPMTTSVSSLSASQPPEPSLPLEHPSPEPPALFPHPPHTPDPLACSPPPPKGFTAPPLRDSTLITPSHCDSVALPLDTVPQSLSPHEDFVASVPAISGLGGSNSHVSASSWWLETTRTCCAFNSSVQRDHLSRHPPETCQMEAGSPFLLSSDGQNIIGIQITETAKVNLWEEKENVGSFTNQMTPEKHLNSLGNLVKSLDAEQDTTTPKPFWNVGENSKQLPGPQKLSDPRLLQESFWKNYSQLFWGLPSLHSESLVANAWVTDRSYTLQSPPFLFNEMSNVCPIQRETTMSPLLFQAQPLSHLGPECQPFISSTPQFRPTPVAQAEAQAHLQSSFPVLSPAFPSLIKNTGVACPASQNKVQALSLPETQHPEWPLLRQQLEDRLALPSRVQKSQDVFSVSTPNLPQESLTSILPDNFPVSPELRRQLEQHIKKWIIQHCGNLGRIQESLDLMQLQDESPGTSQAKSKPRPWQSSMSTGESSKEAQKVKFQLEKDPCPHLGQILGETPQNLSRDMKSFPRKVLGVTSEESERNLRKPLRSDSGSDLLRCTERTHIENILKAHMGRNLGQTNEGLIPVRVRQSWLAVNQALPVSNTRVKTSNLAAPKSGKACVNTAQVLSFLEPCTQQVLGAHIVKFWAKHRWGLPLRVLKPIQCFKLEKVSSLSLTQLAGPSSATCESGAGSEVEVATSLRKPPMASLRKQVLTKASVHMPESLLASSPACKQFQRALRGIPSWNDHGPLKAPPAGQEGRWPSKPLTYSLSGSTQQSRSLGAQSSKAGETREAVPQCRVPLETCMLANLQATSEDVHGFEASGTSKSSLHPRGSVSQDPRKLCLMEEVVTEFEPGMATKSESQPQVCAAVVLLPDGQASVVPHASENLASQVPQGHLQSMPTGNMRASQELRDLMAARRSNLVHEEPRNPNCQGSCKSQRPMFPPSHKSENSRKPNLEKHEEKLEGLRTPQLTPVRKTEDTHQDEGVQLLPSKKQPPSISHFGENVKQFFQWISSKKKSKPAPVTAESQKTVKNRSCVYSSSAEAQGLMTAVGQMLEEKMSLGHARHALKVNQHKQEFQAPVCGFHCNHRHLFYSKHGRILSYAASSQQATLKSQGCPNRDRQIRNQQPLRSVWCDNEKWGLRHPQIFHPKKAVSPVCPPQHWPKTSGASRHHHHCPSHCLLWEGI